Proteins encoded together in one Clostridia bacterium window:
- a CDS encoding uroporphyrinogen decarboxylase family protein, which produces MRLIDLVRSSERRLVVPLLGYPGARLTGSSLKQNEFNPGLHARTVARAAERFSPDAIFFMMDLSLEAGALGLPVRYPPFESPTVEEHPVTQVTDLALLNALDPMDDARIAAYVKTMELMSRSISIPKAGYITGPFTLAGLLMGASELAVATITDPELVHGTVRFCQNLCIRYARALADAGADMVAILEPTATFLSPRSFHEFCGTYVKELIASPGMADIMVLHICGDTTHLLREMCSTGAQGLSLDSPVDFPAAARVVDPEVVLIGNVDPVGVMVQQDPENVARAVRALLDSMAERDNFILSTGCDLPYETPHENIDAFMMEGRH; this is translated from the coding sequence ATGAGGCTCATTGATCTGGTGCGATCATCAGAGCGGCGACTTGTCGTGCCCCTGCTGGGCTACCCTGGGGCACGCCTCACCGGCTCCTCTCTCAAGCAGAACGAGTTCAACCCCGGTCTGCACGCCAGGACCGTGGCCCGGGCTGCAGAGCGGTTCTCTCCCGATGCGATCTTCTTTATGATGGATCTTTCCCTAGAAGCGGGGGCCCTCGGCCTTCCTGTGAGATACCCTCCGTTCGAATCGCCAACGGTGGAAGAGCACCCAGTGACCCAGGTGACCGATCTTGCCCTTCTGAATGCTCTCGATCCTATGGACGATGCCAGGATAGCAGCATATGTCAAGACGATGGAACTGATGAGCCGCAGCATCTCGATCCCGAAAGCCGGATACATAACTGGACCGTTCACCCTGGCCGGTCTGCTCATGGGCGCCTCGGAGCTTGCGGTCGCCACCATCACCGATCCCGAGCTCGTTCATGGTACAGTGAGATTCTGCCAGAACCTGTGCATCAGGTATGCCCGGGCCCTGGCTGACGCCGGAGCCGACATGGTCGCAATCCTCGAACCCACAGCCACGTTCCTATCCCCCAGATCTTTCCATGAATTCTGTGGAACGTACGTCAAGGAACTCATCGCCTCTCCCGGAATGGCCGACATTATGGTCTTACACATATGCGGCGACACCACGCACCTCCTGCGCGAGATGTGTTCAACAGGTGCACAGGGGCTATCCCTCGATTCCCCGGTGGACTTCCCGGCAGCGGCCAGGGTGGTTGACCCAGAGGTCGTGCTGATCGGCAACGTCGATCCAGTCGGCGTCATGGTGCAGCAGGACCCGGAGAACGTGGCTCGGGCAGTGCGCGCATTGCTTGACTCCATGGCGGAACGTGATAACTTCATACTCAGCACCGGTTGCGACCTCCCCTATGAGACCCCGCACGAGAACATCGACGCATTCATGATGGAGGGACGGCATTGA
- a CDS encoding helix-turn-helix domain-containing protein, with the protein MIGLVDALQGMGLSLNEAKAYYALVREGPANGYEISKRSGITRSVVYGVLDRLVEKGYLLPVDSDPVMYAPLPPSQLVKGFRETYESNLGNLERGLSKLAAGVNEEAYILGVSGYDDTIRKARDLIRNAMVEVVVSAWGSDCAPIRQDLEDAHRAGKHVIIFCHTKVPFNVGSIHEYGLDESIIRHKWPNRRIVVAADCRTVLLGDIRNGSDLGIVTSNPIIVQMTVEHVILDILHLAQLKSGIGDLAEHIHSGDDYMRVIEDQHRKLSLGQLDLPTPVPMDGR; encoded by the coding sequence GTGATTGGATTGGTCGATGCTCTACAGGGAATGGGCCTTTCGCTGAATGAGGCCAAGGCATACTACGCCCTTGTACGCGAAGGGCCAGCGAACGGCTATGAGATAAGCAAGAGGTCTGGGATTACCAGATCGGTGGTGTATGGTGTCCTCGACAGGCTCGTGGAAAAGGGATACCTCCTCCCGGTCGATTCCGACCCGGTGATGTATGCCCCGCTGCCTCCGTCGCAGCTTGTAAAGGGATTTCGTGAGACTTACGAATCGAATCTAGGCAATCTGGAACGCGGCCTCAGCAAGCTCGCCGCCGGAGTGAACGAGGAGGCGTACATTCTGGGAGTGTCGGGCTATGATGACACGATCCGGAAGGCGCGGGATCTTATCCGCAACGCAATGGTGGAAGTTGTGGTGTCCGCCTGGGGAAGCGACTGTGCGCCTATTCGGCAGGATCTGGAGGATGCGCACCGAGCCGGCAAGCATGTAATCATCTTCTGCCATACCAAGGTGCCTTTCAACGTGGGGAGCATCCACGAGTATGGGCTCGACGAGAGTATCATAAGGCACAAGTGGCCCAACAGGCGGATTGTCGTTGCGGCCGATTGCCGAACGGTGCTCTTGGGCGACATCAGAAATGGCTCCGATTTGGGGATAGTGACATCCAATCCGATCATCGTTCAGATGACTGTTGAGCATGTCATACTCGACATACTGCATCTTGCGCAGTTGAAGTCGGGTATAGGCGACCTAGCGGAGCATATACACTCGGGCGACGACTATATGCGGGTAATCGAGGATCAACACAGGAAGCTATCCCTTGGACAGCTGGACCTGCCTACGCCTGTCCCCATGGATGGACGATAG
- a CDS encoding PocR ligand-binding domain-containing protein, whose translation MTNLSDVLEEPTLERILRSFTEATGMVARVIGASGEPVMAPRDWEHCSLCRLVRSSQEGRDRCSRSYARAGREAENLGDLYVFQCHAGLVCWAAPLVADETALGGGLLGSIVCGQVIMWEPDDYFVQDVSARTADLCIDRIRLAEAVGEIEHVSTVRVQAAAELLFAAASHVVQSNDLALRQRNEIYRQQRLLGEEIQERKRLEKACCTWGMYSPRRERDLMRAVRARQRSEAKRILNTMLADIFLTEPTRIDIIKARLLELAVFLARAAVEAGADPERILGLNYESVGLLSRCAVFEELCAWIVRVLDEFLTAVPDAADSTRGGRESETRAAVGTGHNRHNNTDAGCAHVSKGVIRECAAFMRRNFSNKLSVADVASYVCLSPSHLSHLFKQETGTSVMDYLTAMRIEEAKHLLTVAGCGIAEVAERTGFQDPAHFSRCFKRAEGLSPRDYRKRMISAG comes from the coding sequence CTGACGAATCTGAGCGATGTTCTGGAAGAGCCGACTCTGGAGCGCATCCTCCGTTCCTTCACTGAGGCGACGGGGATGGTCGCCAGGGTAATCGGCGCTTCAGGCGAACCGGTGATGGCGCCGCGCGACTGGGAGCATTGTTCCCTCTGCAGACTAGTGCGATCCTCGCAGGAGGGCCGGGACAGATGCTCCCGTTCGTATGCTCGCGCGGGCCGGGAGGCCGAGAACCTCGGAGACCTCTACGTGTTCCAATGCCATGCTGGGCTGGTGTGTTGGGCGGCGCCTCTCGTGGCAGACGAAACCGCCCTTGGCGGCGGCCTGCTTGGGTCCATCGTATGCGGACAGGTCATCATGTGGGAGCCTGACGACTACTTCGTTCAGGACGTGTCCGCCCGCACGGCCGACCTCTGCATCGACAGAATCCGCCTAGCGGAAGCAGTAGGCGAAATCGAGCACGTTTCCACTGTAAGAGTGCAGGCAGCTGCGGAACTGCTGTTCGCGGCAGCTTCCCACGTTGTTCAGTCGAACGACCTCGCACTGCGTCAGAGAAACGAGATCTACAGGCAGCAACGGCTGCTGGGAGAGGAGATACAGGAGCGCAAACGGCTTGAGAAGGCCTGCTGCACCTGGGGAATGTACTCCCCTCGCAGAGAGCGCGATCTGATGCGCGCAGTCCGCGCAAGGCAGCGTTCAGAAGCGAAGCGAATCCTCAATACCATGCTCGCCGACATCTTCCTCACTGAGCCCACCCGAATCGATATCATCAAAGCACGACTCTTGGAACTCGCCGTATTCCTGGCCAGAGCGGCTGTGGAGGCAGGAGCAGACCCAGAGCGCATCCTAGGGCTCAACTACGAGTCAGTAGGACTGCTTTCGCGCTGTGCGGTGTTCGAGGAATTGTGTGCCTGGATCGTTCGCGTGCTCGACGAGTTCCTCACTGCAGTCCCAGATGCAGCCGACAGCACCCGTGGCGGGCGCGAATCGGAAACGAGGGCGGCGGTTGGAACAGGACACAACCGCCACAACAATACTGACGCCGGGTGCGCACACGTAAGCAAGGGTGTAATCCGAGAGTGTGCCGCCTTCATGCGCCGCAACTTCTCCAACAAACTCTCGGTGGCCGACGTAGCCTCCTACGTCTGCCTCAGCCCATCCCATCTCAGCCACCTGTTCAAGCAGGAAACGGGCACATCCGTCATGGATTACCTCACAGCGATGCGCATTGAAGAGGCGAAGCATCTGCTGACCGTGGCAGGATGTGGAATTGCAGAAGTAGCGGAGAGGACTGGCTTTCAGGACCCTGCCCACTTCAGCAGGTGTTTCAAACGGGCGGAAGGGCTGTCTCCGCGAGACTACCGCAAACGGATGATTTCAGCAGGATAG
- a CDS encoding vitamin B12 dependent-methionine synthase activation domain-containing protein → MIEPYADCRIIHMQATAIPPEEVLAAIGGESSGAALQSVLQSIEEANVAISAGLATPMLISTVSRITAITRDSISLAGGFDISCSGPLLQGATHLAIGIGTIGPNLEHRVQEVFASGDPLAAVVLDTMGTILLRRMTGEFRAVCARRAEAERLQVDIGPRLAPGCHAIPIESQAVLFSLLDARRIGVTLSSSFMMSPLKSVSVMFPMGPTLPERLRAYSMCDVCVHREKCETISRRTQAACPPGQALA, encoded by the coding sequence ATGATAGAGCCATACGCTGACTGCCGAATCATACATATGCAGGCTACTGCTATTCCGCCTGAAGAGGTGCTCGCCGCCATCGGCGGCGAGTCATCCGGCGCTGCGCTTCAATCAGTGCTCCAATCCATCGAAGAGGCCAACGTCGCAATCTCCGCAGGGCTCGCAACGCCCATGCTCATCTCAACGGTCAGCAGGATTACCGCCATCACGCGTGACTCGATAAGCCTAGCAGGGGGCTTCGACATCTCATGTTCAGGCCCATTGCTTCAAGGGGCAACACACTTAGCCATCGGCATCGGAACCATAGGCCCGAACCTGGAGCACAGAGTGCAGGAGGTGTTCGCCTCGGGCGACCCCCTCGCCGCAGTCGTCCTCGACACGATGGGCACTATTCTCCTTCGTCGCATGACAGGCGAGTTCCGAGCGGTCTGCGCCAGACGCGCGGAAGCGGAACGCCTCCAGGTTGACATAGGCCCCAGGCTCGCGCCTGGGTGCCATGCCATCCCCATAGAGTCCCAGGCAGTGCTGTTCTCGCTGCTCGACGCCCGCAGAATCGGAGTCACACTGTCCTCCTCGTTCATGATGAGCCCGCTCAAGTCGGTGTCAGTCATGTTTCCCATGGGCCCGACGCTCCCAGAAAGGCTCAGAGCCTATAGCATGTGCGATGTGTGCGTCCATAGAGAGAAGTGCGAAACCATCTCGCGGAGGACTCAAGCAGCATGTCCGCCCGGTCAAGCCTTAGCTTAG
- a CDS encoding corrinoid protein, which produces MCAALDAGNAPKVKEITEKALADGVDVQEILNEGLIAPMLVVGAKFKRNEIYVPEVMVAARAMYAGLNLIRPILAKTGASFAGKLVIGTVKGDLHDIGKNLVKMMFEGAGFEVIDLGTDVPPGKFVDAVKNERPDILGMSALLTTTMPAMKATIESLKVAGLRDQVKVIIGGAPVTDRYSKEIGADGYSPDASSAVDLARLLVHA; this is translated from the coding sequence ATGTGCGCGGCGCTTGATGCGGGAAACGCGCCGAAGGTGAAGGAGATCACCGAGAAGGCGCTCGCAGATGGCGTTGATGTTCAGGAGATTCTGAATGAAGGCCTGATTGCTCCGATGTTGGTCGTTGGCGCCAAGTTCAAGAGGAACGAGATCTACGTCCCTGAGGTGATGGTGGCCGCACGGGCGATGTATGCGGGGCTGAACCTAATCAGGCCGATCCTGGCGAAGACGGGAGCTTCATTTGCCGGCAAGCTCGTAATCGGCACTGTCAAGGGCGATCTTCACGACATCGGCAAGAACCTTGTTAAGATGATGTTCGAAGGCGCTGGGTTCGAAGTGATTGACCTGGGCACTGATGTGCCGCCTGGCAAGTTCGTTGATGCCGTGAAGAACGAGAGGCCCGACATTCTGGGGATGTCCGCCCTTCTCACAACGACAATGCCCGCCATGAAAGCTACCATTGAATCCCTGAAGGTTGCAGGCCTGAGGGACCAGGTCAAGGTGATCATAGGCGGCGCACCAGTTACAGACCGCTACTCCAAGGAGATCGGTGCGGACGGCTACTCTCCAGATGCAAGCTCGGCAGTTGACCTGGCGCGACTGCTCGTTCACGCGTGA
- a CDS encoding ASKHA domain-containing protein, with translation MTSVRIVGRAAQPSAHTEICAIAEPGALLLDILRRAGVGVYAPCAGRGVCGRCKVSATGGLSAPTDAERELLTEAELAGGVRLACQAAIAGDSEVIIGAAGPDIERSAFVLLHGDPALAEGGANAAPSADARTAFEPRVTMRDVLIDLEKPAASDWERVASAFNAGQGVLPLIRRAAQAFSGTGSTGALRLHGVSVDGQLIDVAETAAAGAACTSAACTSACTSAVRASAYGIALDIGTTTLVAYLIDLSSGHIVGATGTLNPQSRHGADLISRIAYSESPGGLAELRSEAVDAIDSLIARLASQAGVSSKQIYLTGAVGNTCMHHLFLGIAPGRLARLPYAPAAIDCGLMSPLDVGVHSVNPLGRFFFLPNIAGFVGSDALAAAVAAGVHEHSRPMLLIDIGTNGEILLAANGRVLACSTAAGPAFEGVSISCGMIASDGAIDWAGLRKPRTSDRHLPHLQTDAGIELHVIGGGEPIGVCGSGLVSLVAALREAGLILGNGAYAQGAGDKRLVDGPGGARFILKLAKESTPEVALTQRDVRELQLAKGAIRAGAEILLAQAGIGAGDLERVVLAGAFGTYLDNRAAVAIGLLPAAQRARIESIGNAAGEGAALAVANSVFYREALRLARVIEHIELSADPRFMEVFTDCMTFEAQSHVPL, from the coding sequence TTGACCTCTGTTCGAATCGTAGGACGCGCCGCGCAGCCAAGCGCACATACCGAGATCTGCGCAATTGCAGAACCAGGCGCCTTGCTGCTCGACATATTGAGGCGTGCGGGTGTGGGCGTGTATGCCCCGTGCGCCGGTCGAGGAGTGTGCGGTAGATGCAAGGTATCAGCGACTGGCGGACTCTCGGCTCCGACCGACGCTGAGCGAGAATTGCTCACCGAGGCTGAACTCGCCGGCGGCGTGCGTCTCGCGTGCCAGGCAGCAATCGCGGGCGACTCCGAAGTGATCATAGGCGCCGCCGGCCCAGATATTGAGCGTTCTGCCTTCGTGCTTCTGCACGGAGACCCGGCCCTGGCAGAGGGCGGAGCGAATGCCGCTCCGTCTGCTGACGCCCGAACGGCATTCGAACCTCGGGTGACGATGCGCGATGTCCTGATCGACCTGGAGAAGCCAGCCGCCTCCGACTGGGAACGCGTCGCGTCGGCGTTCAACGCCGGCCAGGGCGTATTGCCCCTCATCAGGCGAGCGGCTCAGGCCTTCTCAGGCACGGGAAGCACGGGCGCCCTGCGGCTGCACGGAGTATCCGTAGATGGCCAGCTGATCGATGTGGCGGAGACAGCAGCCGCGGGCGCCGCTTGCACATCCGCCGCCTGCACATCCGCCTGCACGTCCGCTGTACGCGCCTCCGCCTATGGGATCGCACTTGATATCGGCACTACCACCCTCGTGGCGTATCTCATCGATCTGTCCTCTGGCCACATTGTGGGCGCAACGGGAACGCTGAATCCGCAATCCAGGCATGGCGCTGACCTCATCTCGCGCATCGCCTACTCCGAGAGCCCCGGCGGCCTCGCTGAGTTGCGTTCGGAGGCAGTTGACGCAATCGACAGCCTCATAGCCAGGCTCGCCTCACAAGCAGGGGTGAGCAGTAAGCAGATCTACCTCACGGGAGCCGTTGGGAACACCTGCATGCACCATCTGTTCCTAGGCATCGCACCCGGCAGGCTAGCAAGGCTTCCATACGCTCCGGCGGCGATTGACTGTGGACTCATGTCACCGCTTGATGTGGGTGTTCACTCGGTGAACCCCCTTGGACGTTTCTTCTTTCTCCCGAACATAGCCGGATTCGTCGGCTCCGACGCACTTGCCGCAGCAGTAGCAGCGGGCGTCCACGAGCACTCACGCCCCATGCTCCTTATCGACATCGGCACTAATGGTGAGATACTGCTCGCGGCGAATGGACGAGTGCTTGCCTGCTCCACTGCAGCCGGGCCGGCCTTTGAGGGGGTAAGCATCTCGTGCGGGATGATCGCCTCCGATGGGGCCATCGACTGGGCTGGGCTGCGCAAGCCGCGCACTTCAGACAGGCATCTGCCGCATCTGCAGACGGACGCAGGCATTGAGCTGCACGTGATCGGCGGCGGAGAACCAATCGGGGTGTGCGGATCGGGGTTAGTGAGCCTGGTGGCTGCACTGCGCGAAGCAGGTTTGATCCTGGGCAATGGCGCCTACGCCCAGGGCGCTGGCGACAAGCGGCTCGTAGACGGACCCGGCGGCGCTCGATTCATCCTGAAGCTAGCGAAGGAGAGCACACCCGAGGTGGCCCTCACCCAGCGCGATGTTCGGGAGCTGCAGCTCGCAAAGGGAGCAATCAGGGCAGGCGCAGAGATCCTGCTTGCGCAGGCGGGAATTGGAGCGGGCGATCTTGAGCGAGTAGTCCTCGCAGGCGCCTTCGGCACATACCTGGATAACCGGGCTGCAGTGGCCATAGGCCTTCTGCCGGCCGCTCAACGCGCCAGGATCGAGTCGATCGGAAACGCGGCAGGGGAAGGAGCGGCACTAGCAGTCGCGAACAGCGTCTTCTACCGCGAGGCGCTCCGCCTTGCGCGCGTAATCGAGCACATCGAGTTAAGCGCGGATCCTAGGTTCATGGAAGTCTTCACCGACTGCATGACCTTTGAAGCCCAGTCCCACGTTCCACTATGA
- a CDS encoding ABC transporter permease: protein MITGLLARALQMSTPLFLGSLAEVFVERTGVMNMAIEGIFLMGAWGGFVGAYLTKSLFWGLIMAMTVGVAVGAVYAYITVRLKQHQIVTGVALNILSAGISVYLYRVLFGVPLIPLTVDSLRRMPIPLLSRIPIIGPALFNQNILTYLALALMPIGYWILFRTRLGLVVRSTGANPEAVDAAGTNVERTQFLAVLASSALDGLAGAFYSIGFLGMFSDDIIGGRGWIAFAICFLGNWNPIGALIGGLIFGLADSLAVLLQTSGIRIVPNELLIALPYILTIIATITRKQFNVPAYLGVPYVKERS from the coding sequence ATGATCACTGGCCTTCTGGCAAGAGCACTGCAGATGAGCACTCCCCTGTTTCTGGGATCCCTGGCTGAGGTCTTCGTTGAGCGGACCGGCGTGATGAATATGGCCATCGAAGGGATCTTCCTGATGGGCGCCTGGGGAGGCTTCGTCGGGGCGTATCTGACAAAGAGCCTGTTCTGGGGCTTGATAATGGCCATGACGGTCGGCGTCGCGGTAGGCGCGGTATACGCCTACATTACGGTGAGACTGAAACAGCACCAGATCGTGACGGGCGTGGCGCTCAATATCCTGTCGGCGGGAATCAGTGTCTACCTGTACAGGGTGCTCTTCGGAGTGCCTCTGATCCCCCTGACGGTCGACTCGCTCAGGAGGATGCCCATTCCGTTGCTTTCCCGGATCCCGATCATCGGTCCGGCGCTGTTCAACCAGAATATCCTGACCTACCTGGCCCTGGCCCTGATGCCCATAGGATACTGGATCCTGTTCAGAACCCGTCTTGGGCTTGTTGTCCGTTCGACCGGGGCTAACCCGGAGGCGGTGGACGCCGCGGGAACAAACGTTGAAAGGACGCAGTTCCTGGCTGTTCTCGCTTCGAGTGCCCTGGACGGCCTGGCCGGGGCGTTCTACTCAATCGGGTTCCTTGGTATGTTCTCAGACGACATCATTGGCGGTCGAGGGTGGATCGCGTTCGCAATCTGCTTCCTCGGCAACTGGAATCCTATTGGCGCTCTGATCGGAGGACTCATATTCGGACTGGCAGACAGTCTGGCAGTGCTGCTGCAGACCTCTGGCATCAGGATCGTGCCCAACGAGCTTCTGATCGCACTGCCGTATATACTGACTATCATCGCTACGATAACCAGGAAGCAGTTCAACGTGCCCGCGTATCTGGGAGTCCCGTACGTGAAGGAACGGAGCTAG